From a single Aggregatilinea lenta genomic region:
- a CDS encoding GNAT family N-acetyltransferase encodes MQTVTTTHPDLQIRPASPDDRAAIEAIAAVATYGEERLTHTLDRWYTDAAGEHVVALAGDQVVGAARLSRLGDGEWWIEVLRVAPHHQRQGVARILHHFVLNRVRQIGSGVICFKSSPRTEVVQVVVTETGFEHVASLVSYDAPAAAGAGPRLARLGPDDLPHVMAWLATLPYFEQVPCSFESEWNFLRLTQARVTDWLAAGQVLGWTPGGELQGVAILGAPGDARQRGAGTLRFGYLDAAPAALAYVARAARRWAADSGCERVAVKVVKQPERLLALEDAGFRRRDDREIWLFEREIHLAAHADLDSRRASGEN; translated from the coding sequence ATGCAGACCGTGACCACGACTCATCCCGACCTCCAGATTCGCCCCGCATCGCCGGATGACCGGGCCGCGATCGAAGCAATTGCCGCGGTTGCGACGTACGGCGAGGAGCGTCTGACCCATACCCTCGATCGCTGGTACACCGACGCCGCGGGTGAGCACGTCGTGGCGCTGGCGGGCGATCAGGTGGTGGGTGCGGCGCGGCTCAGCCGGCTGGGCGACGGCGAGTGGTGGATCGAGGTGCTGCGCGTCGCGCCGCATCATCAGCGGCAGGGCGTGGCGCGGATTTTGCACCACTTCGTGCTGAACCGCGTCCGGCAGATCGGCAGCGGCGTGATTTGTTTCAAGTCGTCTCCGAGGACTGAGGTCGTCCAGGTCGTGGTGACGGAAACGGGCTTCGAGCACGTGGCGAGCCTCGTGTCGTACGACGCTCCGGCAGCGGCGGGGGCAGGTCCCCGGTTGGCGCGGCTGGGGCCGGATGACCTGCCGCACGTGATGGCGTGGTTGGCGACGCTGCCCTACTTCGAGCAGGTCCCGTGCAGCTTTGAATCGGAATGGAATTTTCTGCGGCTGACGCAGGCGCGCGTCACGGATTGGCTGGCGGCAGGGCAGGTGCTTGGCTGGACACCGGGCGGCGAGCTGCAAGGCGTGGCGATTCTCGGCGCGCCGGGCGATGCCCGGCAGCGGGGCGCGGGCACGCTCAGGTTCGGCTACCTGGACGCGGCTCCGGCTGCGTTGGCTTACGTCGCGCGGGCGGCCCGGCGGTGGGCGGCGGACAGCGGCTGCGAGCGAGTGGCGGTCAAGGTGGTCAAGCAGCCGGAGCGGCTGCTGGCGCTGGAAGATGCGGGCTTTCGTCGCCGGGATGACCGGGAAATCTGGCTGTTCGAGCGCGAGATTCACCTTGCCGCCCATGCAGATCTGGACAGCCGCCGCGCTTCAGGAGAGAATTAG
- a CDS encoding AI-2E family transporter yields MSGRVPTVTSPPWSKPTKTIVTLVMVVLLLGLLMRIDAATWTSLVLTVVFAYLLSPLVNFFEHRLYGLHHYESRRTLAVLMTWLVLFGLMGIVVGLIVPATLSQLRQFAEDVPDLMESTQGDIEEFLSQPITIGDFTIVPWEEIQGLMPFGEETTDGTNGDSTFSDTLQSALFSISDSALTVVGGAVSVVVSTFLALVMMFYIMRDGPTFIDYFVRATPESYRGDILRLFHELGLIWNAYLRGQIMLGVAVGSATYVVTLILGLPQSLLLAILAGFLEFIPNLGPTLSAIPAVLFALTSPSSTVGLDAGLAFALVTAGAYMAIQQLEAIFLVPRILGNSLDLHPLVVLVAILIGSSLAGLLGVILAAPTVATLRLFGRYVRGKLLDEELFPAVAPYSAQQRGMVYQVMHYFLSKRFPVLPPSGTEDWQRITSGSTDRAQES; encoded by the coding sequence GTGTCCGGCAGAGTCCCCACCGTAACAAGCCCGCCCTGGAGCAAGCCAACCAAAACCATCGTGACGTTGGTGATGGTGGTCTTGCTTTTAGGGCTGTTGATGCGTATTGACGCCGCGACGTGGACTTCGCTGGTGCTGACCGTGGTGTTTGCCTACCTGCTCTCACCGCTGGTGAACTTCTTCGAGCACCGCCTCTACGGGCTGCACCACTACGAGTCGCGCCGTACGCTGGCCGTGCTGATGACGTGGCTGGTGCTGTTCGGCCTGATGGGCATCGTCGTCGGGCTGATCGTCCCCGCGACGCTCTCGCAGCTGCGCCAGTTCGCGGAGGACGTGCCCGACCTGATGGAGAGCACGCAGGGTGACATCGAGGAGTTCCTGAGCCAGCCGATCACCATCGGCGATTTCACGATCGTGCCGTGGGAGGAGATCCAGGGCTTGATGCCGTTCGGTGAGGAGACGACCGACGGTACCAACGGCGACAGTACCTTCAGCGACACGCTTCAGTCTGCGCTGTTTTCCATCTCCGACTCGGCCCTGACCGTCGTCGGAGGCGCGGTGTCGGTGGTGGTGTCGACCTTCCTGGCGCTGGTGATGATGTTCTACATCATGCGTGACGGCCCGACGTTCATCGATTACTTCGTGCGCGCCACACCCGAATCGTACCGGGGCGACATCCTCCGACTGTTTCACGAGCTGGGCCTGATCTGGAACGCTTACCTGCGCGGGCAGATCATGCTCGGCGTCGCGGTTGGATCGGCCACCTACGTGGTGACGCTGATCCTGGGCCTGCCACAGTCGCTGCTGCTGGCGATTCTGGCCGGGTTCCTGGAGTTCATCCCGAACCTGGGGCCGACGCTCTCGGCGATTCCGGCGGTGCTGTTCGCCCTGACCTCACCCAGCTCGACCGTTGGCCTGGACGCGGGCCTTGCCTTTGCGCTGGTAACCGCCGGCGCCTACATGGCGATCCAGCAACTCGAAGCGATCTTCCTGGTGCCGCGCATTTTGGGCAACAGCCTGGACCTGCACCCGCTGGTGGTGCTGGTCGCCATCCTGATCGGTTCCAGTCTGGCGGGCCTGTTGGGGGTGATCCTGGCCGCGCCCACCGTGGCGACGCTGCGCTTGTTCGGGCGCTACGTGCGCGGCAAGCTGCTGGACGAGGAGCTGTTCCCGGCGGTCGCGCCCTATTCCGCCCAGCAGCGCGGCATGGTGTATCAGGTGATGCACTATTTTCTGAGCAAACGCTTCCCCGTGCTGCCCCCCAGCGGCACGGAAGACTGGCAGCGCATCACGAGTGGCAGCACCGACCGGGCGCAAGAGTCCTGA
- a CDS encoding NYN domain-containing protein, translated as MTAYLIVDVDDLLQRLEQRGVTPDVPSIAAALMNSAALAAGLKSPDDLRAVAVADWNRYRRPSGSAGISVQQVFAGEGYELFNVPERKFVTDALLMHYFSVESDPVDELIIATTRLDISTLVHRVQTSDRARVRIWGDEPPPDVEDVIFQPLEAILGIPSKTVALYIDFENISISLSEQGYILDLDNVIEGMIRQAQTHGQVSHMAAYAPWGQRGSLAPLTDRTGREVSDEAPSRMARANIDPVFSLPGKNSADMRIAKEVLGDSAKADSADVFIIASGDRDFNEVFSAVRSRNKQVIVWGVRGSTSRLVESNPALSVEYVEDFCNLHRHSEGPSVYNTAPTLTPIQGGALQYEEPEFRPSQWSSVIVQLDQLLTQIEDETVTLDELVNQLIEAHTVPNEDRAEDLIFQAASRGLLEYDPDTQRIGLNMSHPVVDKTFLIRDRIVHRVANTLHVRGWEYVNYGFLLKGIGMDHGLEGPSLNTSDTWRSEWVDFLVRENILARELVPHRHNPEDLVPVIKLADLEVAATAQNPPGITEEDVHEMTRRVIVSVEQFTSFRGFAWCPLGSLHRRLRPFDPSTTFQQAVEELLEMGAVVVREYENPQSDYKTKGISLVDSSPMVIDVLTERNRFVQILLDLYERRVPISREVLQELTQMEDEDLDLWISIMQSENILKPVPGQHELYSLFRTHHTVSLVAGETAEE; from the coding sequence ATGACAGCCTACTTAATTGTCGATGTCGACGATCTGCTTCAACGCTTAGAGCAGCGGGGCGTCACGCCTGACGTCCCATCCATCGCGGCAGCCCTGATGAACAGCGCCGCGCTGGCAGCAGGACTCAAGAGTCCCGACGATCTGCGGGCCGTAGCCGTCGCGGACTGGAACCGGTACCGCCGTCCCAGCGGCAGTGCGGGCATCAGCGTACAGCAGGTCTTCGCGGGCGAAGGCTACGAACTCTTCAACGTGCCGGAACGCAAGTTTGTCACCGACGCGCTGTTGATGCACTACTTCTCGGTTGAATCCGACCCGGTGGACGAGCTGATCATCGCCACGACGCGCCTGGACATCTCGACGTTGGTACACCGCGTCCAGACGTCCGACCGCGCGCGTGTGCGTATCTGGGGCGACGAGCCACCGCCCGACGTGGAAGATGTGATCTTCCAGCCGCTGGAAGCGATCCTGGGCATCCCCAGCAAGACCGTCGCGCTGTACATCGATTTCGAGAACATCAGCATCAGCCTGAGCGAACAGGGCTACATCCTCGACCTCGACAACGTGATCGAAGGCATGATCCGCCAGGCCCAAACACACGGGCAGGTGAGCCATATGGCGGCCTACGCGCCGTGGGGCCAGCGCGGCAGCCTTGCCCCGCTGACGGACCGCACCGGGCGCGAAGTGTCTGACGAAGCGCCGAGCCGCATGGCCCGCGCCAACATCGACCCCGTCTTCAGCCTGCCCGGCAAGAACAGCGCCGACATGCGCATCGCCAAAGAGGTGCTTGGCGACAGCGCCAAAGCCGACAGCGCCGACGTATTCATCATCGCCAGCGGCGACCGCGACTTCAACGAGGTCTTCAGCGCCGTGCGGAGCCGCAACAAGCAGGTGATCGTCTGGGGCGTGCGCGGCAGCACCAGCCGCCTCGTAGAATCCAACCCGGCGCTGAGCGTGGAATACGTTGAAGACTTCTGCAACCTGCACCGCCACAGCGAGGGGCCATCGGTTTACAACACCGCCCCGACCCTGACCCCGATCCAGGGCGGCGCGCTGCAGTACGAAGAGCCGGAATTCCGCCCGTCGCAGTGGTCGAGCGTTATCGTGCAGCTCGATCAGTTGCTGACGCAGATCGAAGACGAGACGGTCACGCTCGACGAGCTGGTCAACCAGCTCATCGAAGCGCATACGGTTCCCAACGAGGACCGCGCGGAAGATTTGATCTTCCAGGCGGCCAGCCGGGGCCTGCTCGAATATGATCCCGATACCCAGCGTATCGGGCTGAACATGTCGCATCCCGTCGTGGACAAGACGTTCCTGATCCGCGACCGCATCGTGCACCGCGTCGCCAATACGCTGCACGTGCGCGGCTGGGAATACGTCAACTACGGCTTCCTGCTCAAAGGCATCGGCATGGATCACGGCCTGGAAGGGCCGAGCCTGAACACGTCCGATACGTGGCGCTCGGAATGGGTGGACTTCCTCGTGCGCGAAAACATCCTCGCGCGCGAGCTGGTGCCGCACCGCCACAACCCCGAAGACCTCGTGCCCGTGATCAAGCTTGCGGACCTCGAAGTGGCGGCAACAGCGCAGAATCCGCCCGGCATCACCGAAGAAGACGTGCACGAGATGACGCGGCGCGTGATCGTCAGCGTCGAGCAGTTCACCAGCTTCCGGGGCTTCGCGTGGTGCCCACTGGGCAGCCTGCACCGTCGCCTGCGCCCGTTCGACCCCAGCACCACGTTCCAGCAGGCCGTCGAGGAGCTGCTGGAGATGGGCGCGGTCGTCGTGCGCGAGTACGAGAATCCGCAGAGCGACTACAAGACCAAAGGCATTTCGCTGGTCGACAGCTCGCCCATGGTGATCGACGTGCTGACCGAGCGCAATCGCTTCGTGCAGATCCTGCTGGACCTATACGAGCGCCGCGTGCCGATCTCGCGCGAGGTGTTGCAGGAACTGACTCAGATGGAAGATGAGGATCTGGATCTGTGGATTTCGATCATGCAGTCGGAAAACATCCTCAAGCCGGTGCCGGGCCAGCACGAGCTGTACAGTCTGTTCCGCACGCACCACACGGTCAGCCTGGTGGCGGGCGAGACGGCGGAAGAGTAG
- the rpsO gene encoding 30S ribosomal protein S15 translates to MGLDKSIKTDLIQNYARHDGDTGSPEVQIAILTTRIEQLTEHLRVHKHDEHSRRGLLKLVGQRRRHLKYLSRKSPESYRELIQRLGLRR, encoded by the coding sequence ATGGGACTTGACAAGAGCATCAAAACCGATCTGATCCAGAACTACGCCCGCCATGACGGGGACACCGGCTCACCGGAAGTCCAGATCGCCATTCTGACGACCCGCATCGAACAGCTCACCGAGCACCTGCGGGTGCACAAGCATGACGAGCACAGTCGCCGCGGCCTGCTCAAGTTGGTCGGCCAGCGCCGGCGCCACTTGAAGTACCTGAGCCGCAAAAGCCCCGAAAGCTACCGCGAGCTGATCCAACGTCTGGGTCTGCGCCGCTAA
- a CDS encoding polyribonucleotide nucleotidyltransferase: protein MTTGNGGMPANQRFVAHVADREVVIETGKLAEQAGGAVTVRMGDTVVFATATMSSTAREGIDFFPLSVDYEEKLYAAGRIPGSFMRREGRPSEASILISRVTDRPLRPLFPKDMRNEVQVIVTSLSHDQENHADMLAIIAASAALTISDAPWGGPIGAVRVGLIDGEFVANPTIPDMDNSTLDLRMAATADAIIMVEAGANEVDEETMVRALRFGHDALQDLVRAQNEMREQLGKPKRDYASTGIDQVLATEVEDKVRDDIANILATRPERDARNEALDALRERLITEYEEAGPAPEVDGGVSPKIVREVIDDTLKKEMRRRIIEEGLRPDGRDMVTIRPLAAEIDIVPRVHGSGLFKRGQTQVLSICTLGTPRDSQPLDGLYPEDQKRFMHHYNFPPYSTGETWFLRGPKRREIGHGALAETALRAMIPAEDVFPYTIRVVSEVMSSNGSTSMGSVCASTLALMAGGVPMIRPVAGIAMGLIKEGDRTAVLTDIQGMEDHLGDMDFKVAGTSEGITALQMDIKITGVSDDVLRQALSQAHDARLQILDVMLAVIPAPRDHLSEYAPRIEMVQINVEKIGMVIGPGGKTIRRIQEETSTKIDIEETGMIFIASVDGPSADRARDMILALVEEPELGRIYTGRVVRVESYGAFVELLPGKDGLVPISQLADHHVVETSDEVSMGDEIMVMITDIDSDNKIRLSRQAVLEGWTLEEARAADPRIGSGGRRGGGGNRGGGDRRGGGGGDRRGGGGGNRGGGSGGGGNRGGGGGGRY, encoded by the coding sequence ATGACTACAGGTAACGGCGGGATGCCCGCCAACCAACGCTTCGTGGCACACGTTGCCGACCGCGAAGTCGTGATTGAAACCGGCAAGCTGGCCGAGCAGGCCGGTGGAGCCGTGACCGTCCGCATGGGCGACACGGTGGTCTTCGCCACGGCGACCATGAGTTCGACCGCGCGCGAAGGTATCGACTTTTTCCCGCTGAGCGTGGACTATGAAGAGAAACTCTACGCTGCAGGCCGCATCCCCGGCAGTTTTATGCGCCGTGAGGGTCGCCCGTCCGAGGCGAGCATCCTGATCTCGCGCGTCACCGACCGCCCGCTGCGCCCGCTGTTCCCCAAGGACATGCGCAACGAAGTGCAGGTGATCGTCACCTCACTCAGCCACGACCAGGAAAACCACGCCGACATGCTGGCGATTATCGCCGCCAGCGCCGCACTGACCATCTCCGACGCGCCGTGGGGCGGCCCGATCGGTGCGGTACGGGTTGGCCTGATCGACGGCGAGTTCGTCGCCAACCCGACCATCCCTGATATGGATAACAGCACGCTCGACCTGCGCATGGCGGCCACCGCCGACGCGATCATCATGGTCGAAGCGGGCGCCAACGAAGTGGACGAGGAAACGATGGTCCGCGCCCTGCGTTTCGGTCACGACGCCTTGCAGGACCTGGTTCGTGCCCAGAACGAGATGCGCGAGCAGCTCGGCAAGCCCAAGCGCGACTATGCGTCCACCGGCATCGACCAGGTGCTGGCCACCGAAGTCGAAGACAAGGTGCGCGACGATATCGCCAACATCCTCGCCACCCGTCCTGAGCGCGACGCCCGCAACGAGGCGCTGGATGCGCTGCGCGAGCGCCTGATCACCGAATACGAAGAGGCGGGTCCTGCCCCCGAAGTAGACGGCGGCGTCAGCCCGAAGATCGTGCGCGAAGTGATCGACGACACGCTGAAAAAGGAAATGCGGCGGCGCATCATCGAAGAGGGCCTGCGACCCGATGGGCGCGATATGGTGACCATTCGCCCGCTGGCCGCCGAGATCGACATCGTCCCGCGCGTGCACGGCTCCGGTCTGTTCAAGCGCGGCCAGACGCAGGTGCTCAGCATCTGCACGCTCGGCACCCCGCGCGACAGCCAGCCGCTCGACGGGCTGTACCCTGAAGACCAGAAGCGCTTCATGCATCACTACAACTTCCCGCCCTACAGCACGGGCGAAACGTGGTTCCTGCGCGGCCCCAAGCGCCGTGAAATCGGGCACGGCGCACTGGCGGAAACCGCTCTGCGCGCGATGATCCCGGCGGAAGACGTGTTCCCCTACACCATCCGCGTCGTGAGCGAGGTCATGTCCTCCAACGGCAGCACCAGCATGGGCAGCGTCTGCGCGAGCACCCTGGCTTTGATGGCCGGCGGCGTGCCGATGATCCGCCCTGTGGCGGGTATCGCGATGGGCCTGATCAAAGAAGGCGACCGTACCGCCGTGCTGACCGACATCCAGGGCATGGAAGACCACCTGGGCGATATGGACTTCAAGGTCGCGGGAACCAGCGAGGGCATCACCGCCCTGCAGATGGACATCAAGATCACGGGCGTCAGCGACGACGTGCTGCGCCAGGCACTCAGCCAGGCGCACGATGCGCGGTTGCAGATCCTGGACGTGATGCTGGCCGTTATCCCTGCCCCGCGCGACCACCTGAGCGAGTACGCGCCGCGCATCGAGATGGTCCAGATCAACGTCGAGAAGATCGGCATGGTGATCGGACCGGGCGGCAAGACCATCCGCCGCATCCAGGAAGAAACCTCGACCAAGATCGACATCGAGGAAACCGGCATGATCTTCATCGCCAGCGTGGATGGCCCCAGCGCCGACCGCGCCCGCGACATGATCCTGGCCCTGGTCGAAGAACCGGAATTGGGCCGCATCTACACGGGCCGCGTGGTCCGCGTGGAGTCCTACGGCGCGTTCGTCGAGCTGCTGCCCGGCAAGGACGGCCTCGTGCCGATCAGCCAGCTGGCCGATCACCACGTTGTGGAAACCAGCGACGAAGTGAGCATGGGCGACGAGATCATGGTCATGATCACCGACATCGACTCCGACAACAAGATCCGGCTTAGCCGTCAGGCCGTGCTGGAAGGCTGGACGCTGGAAGAAGCGCGTGCGGCAGATCCGCGCATCGGCAGCGGCGGACGTCGCGGCGGTGGCGGCAATCGAGGCGGCGGTGACCGTCGCGGTGGCGGCGGCGGTGATCGTCGTGGTGGCGGTGGCGGCAATCGTGGCGGCGGCAGCGGCGGTGGTGGAAATCGCGGCGGTGGCGGCGGCGGTCGTTACTAG
- a CDS encoding putative immunity protein, which yields MSKSKFSLLQHKAVFTDLVESTDQKTLARWAIDCAERVLPYFEDQFPDDPRPRQALVTLQAWIDTGEFRMAVIRKASLDSHAAAREVGEDSPARSAARAAGQAVATAHVYAHAPGAAIYALQALHRASSDADADAAVERERAWQVQRLLDLREAEFAHPAG from the coding sequence ATGAGCAAATCCAAATTTTCGCTGCTTCAGCACAAAGCCGTCTTCACGGACCTTGTGGAGAGCACGGATCAAAAGACGCTGGCCCGCTGGGCGATCGACTGCGCCGAGCGGGTACTGCCCTATTTCGAGGATCAGTTCCCCGACGACCCGCGCCCCCGGCAGGCGCTCGTCACGCTCCAGGCGTGGATCGACACCGGCGAGTTCAGGATGGCCGTCATCCGCAAGGCGTCGCTGGACTCGCACGCCGCCGCGCGTGAGGTGGGCGAGGACAGTCCGGCCCGTTCCGCGGCTCGCGCCGCGGGGCAGGCCGTCGCGACGGCACATGTATATGCGCATGCGCCGGGCGCGGCGATTTACGCGCTGCAAGCGCTTCACCGCGCCAGCAGCGACGCGGACGCGGACGCCGCCGTCGAACGGGAGCGCGCGTGGCAGGTCCAACGCCTGTTGGACCTGCGCGAGGCTGAATTCGCACACCCCGCCGGGTAG
- a CDS encoding class I SAM-dependent methyltransferase → MSSESIVFDPAVDYYDETRGFAPGVEGPAIALMARAGGFASGDRVLEVGIGTGRIALPLAAHVRAVVGVDLSRAMMGRLLDKRTGRAVYPVLGDATHLPLLANAFDGAVAVHVFHLIPAWQTALREVARALKPGARLVSAFYDQPDKLSPVHETLSQAWDEAVGRDRMENVGVSRAQYGTFLADEGWRQDGEPHIYEYTQTRTPREHIRRMEERIWSQCWRLPDAVIVRGVTAMREAAAREGIDLDAPFEVPSSFKALAYFPPEG, encoded by the coding sequence ATGTCCTCGGAATCCATCGTCTTTGACCCTGCTGTCGACTATTATGACGAGACGCGCGGCTTTGCGCCGGGTGTGGAGGGGCCTGCCATCGCGCTGATGGCCCGCGCGGGCGGGTTCGCGTCCGGCGACCGCGTGCTGGAAGTGGGCATTGGCACCGGACGCATTGCGCTGCCCTTGGCGGCACACGTGCGCGCCGTGGTCGGGGTGGATCTGTCGCGCGCGATGATGGGGCGGCTGCTCGACAAGCGCACCGGGCGGGCGGTCTATCCCGTGCTGGGGGATGCGACGCACCTGCCGCTGCTCGCGAACGCGTTTGATGGTGCGGTCGCCGTGCACGTTTTCCACCTGATTCCGGCGTGGCAGACCGCGCTGCGCGAAGTAGCGCGTGCTCTCAAGCCCGGCGCGCGGCTGGTCAGCGCGTTTTACGACCAGCCAGACAAGCTCAGCCCGGTGCACGAAACGCTCTCGCAGGCCTGGGACGAGGCCGTTGGACGCGACCGCATGGAAAACGTGGGCGTGTCGCGCGCGCAGTACGGCACGTTTCTGGCCGATGAAGGCTGGCGGCAGGACGGCGAGCCGCACATCTACGAGTACACGCAGACGCGCACCCCGCGCGAGCACATTCGCCGCATGGAAGAGCGCATCTGGTCGCAGTGCTGGCGGCTGCCGGACGCGGTGATCGTGCGCGGCGTCACGGCCATGCGCGAGGCCGCGGCGCGCGAGGGGATCGACCTGGACGCGCCGTTCGAGGTCCCGTCGAGCTTCAAGGCGCTGGCGTACTTCCCGCCAGAGGGGTAA
- a CDS encoding GYD domain-containing protein, whose translation MPIYILLSMLTSEGATCVAEDPSCLRDTSMDIENLGVKVLDQYATLGQYDFVHIIEAPDNETIARVSMELVSHGHLKPLSLPAISINDFISRMSLDRRP comes from the coding sequence ATGCCGATTTATATCTTGCTCAGCATGCTGACCAGCGAGGGCGCGACCTGCGTCGCCGAAGATCCCTCGTGCCTGCGCGATACCAGCATGGACATCGAGAATCTGGGCGTCAAGGTGCTGGATCAGTACGCGACGCTGGGCCAGTACGACTTCGTGCACATCATCGAAGCGCCCGACAACGAGACCATCGCGCGGGTGAGCATGGAACTGGTCTCGCACGGACATCTCAAGCCGCTCAGCCTGCCCGCGATCTCGATTAACGATTTCATCAGCCGCATGAGCCTGGATCGCCGTCCGTAA
- a CDS encoding tetratricopeptide repeat protein, protein MYIRRDRSKLHFGRQGRSLHLRRIAAIVLVLVVIGGAFLRFESLQKWAVGLIETGATPTASAVELATEAEHYFQAGDLDAAVDLYRQAVALEPDRMDIAFEFGRALLYDGYDGTQYNARIEELDALATDAVERAPDDARARALLNLALYEQSRYNEAVAAGLRAVELAPDLAEAWAYLSMAYYWSGRPGNALETAERAVTLNPDSVDARRALAQALAYTGDTDAVIEQYQEALARQPNLGPLYYELAIYYRAQGDFEAAVAAYDQVLAIEPENAKAYTRKCATYALQGEFALAAETCSQAVELDPTYPEGYLNLGRAQYRNLNYESAAESFATCARLEDEQSLAPEDQSIDCVYIQGLSLALLNRCPEAWPLLTRALQMSPNDTQREAINSGMQTCITNDPNYNGAAIPTPMTPTPAEEEPITVF, encoded by the coding sequence GTGTATATCCGGCGCGATCGATCCAAGCTGCACTTTGGCCGCCAGGGGCGCAGCCTGCACCTGCGGCGCATTGCGGCGATCGTGCTGGTGCTGGTGGTGATCGGGGGTGCGTTCCTGCGCTTTGAGAGCCTCCAGAAGTGGGCCGTCGGTCTGATCGAGACGGGCGCCACGCCGACGGCCAGCGCGGTCGAGCTGGCGACGGAGGCCGAGCATTACTTCCAGGCCGGGGACCTCGACGCGGCGGTCGACCTCTACCGTCAGGCCGTCGCGTTGGAACCGGACCGGATGGACATCGCGTTCGAGTTTGGCCGGGCGCTGCTGTATGACGGCTACGACGGCACGCAGTACAACGCCCGCATCGAAGAGTTGGACGCGCTGGCGACGGATGCGGTTGAGCGCGCGCCGGACGACGCACGCGCTCGTGCGCTGCTGAATCTGGCGCTGTACGAGCAGAGCCGCTACAACGAAGCGGTTGCCGCCGGGCTGCGTGCGGTCGAACTCGCGCCCGATCTTGCCGAGGCGTGGGCCTACCTGTCGATGGCCTACTACTGGTCCGGGCGGCCCGGCAACGCACTCGAAACCGCCGAGCGCGCCGTGACACTCAACCCCGACAGCGTGGACGCGCGCCGCGCGCTGGCGCAGGCGCTGGCGTATACTGGCGACACGGACGCCGTGATCGAGCAGTACCAGGAGGCACTCGCCCGCCAGCCGAACCTCGGCCCGCTGTACTACGAACTGGCCATTTATTACCGCGCGCAGGGCGACTTCGAGGCAGCGGTGGCGGCCTACGATCAGGTGCTGGCCATCGAGCCGGAAAACGCGAAAGCCTACACTCGCAAATGCGCGACCTATGCGCTGCAAGGCGAGTTTGCGCTGGCTGCGGAGACGTGCTCGCAGGCCGTGGAGCTGGATCCAACCTATCCTGAAGGTTACCTGAATCTGGGCCGGGCGCAGTATCGCAACCTGAACTACGAGAGCGCCGCCGAGTCGTTTGCGACGTGCGCGCGGCTTGAGGACGAGCAGAGCCTCGCGCCGGAGGACCAGTCTATCGACTGCGTGTACATCCAGGGATTGTCGCTGGCCCTGTTGAACCGCTGCCCGGAAGCCTGGCCCCTGCTGACCCGCGCGTTGCAGATGTCGCCCAATGACACGCAGCGCGAGGCGATCAATAGCGGCATGCAGACCTGCATCACCAACGATCCGAATTACAACGGCGCGGCGATCCCGACCCCCATGACGCCTACGCCCGCCGAAGAAGAACCGATTACGGTATTTTAG